One Gavia stellata isolate bGavSte3 chromosome 34, bGavSte3.hap2, whole genome shotgun sequence DNA window includes the following coding sequences:
- the LOC132320171 gene encoding olfactory receptor 14A16-like produces the protein MSNGSYITEFLLLALADTRELQLLHFWLFLGIYLAALLGNGLIITTIACDHHLHTPMYFFLLSLSLLDLGSISTTLPKSMANSLWDTRAISYGGCAAQVFIIFCLLSADYFLLTVMAYDRYVAICKPLHYGTLLGSRACVHMAAAAWGSGFLHALLHTANTFSLPLCHGNALDQFFCEIPQILRLSCSDTYLREVGLIVVSVFLVLGCFVFMVLSYVQIFRVVLRIPSEQGRHKAFSTCLPHLTVVSLFLSTGIFAHLKSPSISSSSLDVVVAVLYSVVPPAVNPLIYSMRNQELKDALRKLVTGRLSAAIGCLPSSAADSQCTL, from the coding sequence ATGTCCAACGGTAGCTACATCAccgagttcctcctcctggcattggcagacacacgggagctgcagctcttgcacttctggctcttcctgggcatctacctggctgccctcctgggcaatggcctcatcatcaccaccatcgcctgcgaccaccacctccacacccccatgtacttcttcctcctcagcctctccctcctcgacctgggctccatctccaccactctccccaaatccatggccaattccctgtgggacaccagggccatctcctatgggggatgtgctgctcaagtttttatcattttctgtctgctgtcAGCAGactattttcttctcactgtcatggcctatgaccgctacgtggccatctgcaaacccctgcactacgggaccctcctgggcagcagagcttgtgtccacatggcagcagctgcctggggcagtgggtttctccatgctttgctgcacacagccaatacattttcactaccactctgccatgGCAATGCCCTGGatcagttcttctgtgaaattccccagatcctcaggctctcctgctcagacacctacctcagggaagttgggcttatTGTGGTTagtgtttttctggttttagggTGTTTTGTCTTCAtggtgctgtcctatgtgcagatcttcagggtcgtgctgaggatcccctctgagcagggacggcacaaagccttttccacgtgcctccctcacctgaCTGTTGTCTCCCTGTTTCTCAGCACTGGCATATTTGCCCACCTGAAgtctccctccatctcctcctcatCCCTGGATGTGGTGGTTGCTGTTTTGTACtcagtggtgcctccagcagtgaaccccctcatctacagcatgaggaaccaggagctcaaggatgccctgaGGAAACTGGTAACCGGACGTCTTTCAGCAGCCATAGGCTGCctaccttcctctgcagctgactcCCAGTGTACATTGTGA